One segment of Erigeron canadensis isolate Cc75 chromosome 2, C_canadensis_v1, whole genome shotgun sequence DNA contains the following:
- the LOC122586756 gene encoding chloride channel protein CLC-a-like: MEKDAEKVAENSKKTEQATNHQQETDPESNSLQQPLLKRNTTLSSSPLALIGTKVSYIESLDYEINENDLFKHDWRTRSQAQVLQYVFLKWLFAFLVGLLTGVIATLINLAVENIAGYKLLAVVQYIDDKRYMMGFLFMTGVNFILTLSATLLVVFFAPTAAGPGIPEIKAYLNGVDTPNMYGASTMFVKIIGSIGAVAAGLDLGKEGPLVHIGACIASLLGQGGPDNYRLKWKWIRYFNNDRDRRDLITCGASSGVCAAFRAPVGGVLFALEEVATWWRSALLWRTFFSTAVVVVVLRAFMEYCKSGNCGLFGEGGLIMFDVSGDSVKYHVIDLIPITVIGIIGGVLGSLYNYLLHKVLRLYNLINEKGKLAKILLSLSVSLFTSACLYGLPFLASCKPCDPSMVDSVCPTTGRMGNFKQFNCPKGHYNDLATLLLTTNDDAVRNIFSTNTPSEYNVFSLVIFFALYCVLGLVTFGIAVPSGLFLPIILMGSAYGRLLGMAMGSYTTIDQGLFAVLGAASLMAGSMRMTVSLCVIFLELTNNLLLLPITMLVLLISKSVGDCFNPSIYEIILDLKGLPFLEAHPEPWMRNINVGELADIKPPVVTLSGIEKVGRIVDVLRNTTHNAFAVVDNVLVPSVGQVSEVHGLVLRAHLLLILKKKWFLQERRRTEEWEVREKFTWVDVAERWGTIEEVAVTKEEMEMYVDLHPITNTTPYTVVETMSVAKALVQFRQVGLRHMLVLPKYNGGGVPPVVGILTRQDLRAHNILTAFPHLEKSHGSKKGR; encoded by the exons ATGGAGAAAGATGCAGAAAAAGTGGCAGAGAATTCCAAGAAAACAGAACAAGCAACAAATCATCAACAAGAAACTGACCCAGAGAGCAATTCTCTCCAACAGCCACTTTTAAAGAGAAATACAACTCTTTCTTCAAGTCCATTAGCTCTCATTGGCACCAAAGTTTCCTATATCGAAAGCTTGGATTATGA GATCAATGAGAATGATCTGTTCAAGCATGACTGGAGAACCAGATCACAAGCTCAAGTGTTGCAGTATGTATTCCTTAAATGGTTATTTGCTTTCTTGGTTGGGCTTTTGACAGGTGTCATAGCCACTCTCATCAATTTGGCTGTTGAGAACATTGCAGGATACAAATTACTTGCTGTAGTCCAGTATATAGATGATAAGAG ATACATGATGGGGTTCTTGTTCATGACTGGGGTGAATTTCATTTTGACACTAAGCGCAACTCTTCTAGTTGTGTTTTTTGCACCAACTGCAGCTGGTCCTGGCATTCCTGAAATTAAAGCTTATTTAAATGGTGTTGACACTCCAAATATGTATGGTGCCAGCACAATGTTTGTTAAG ATCATTGGAAGCATAGGGGCAGTGGCTGCAGGGTTGGATCTAGGAAAAGAAGGTCCTCTGGTTCACATTGGTGCCTGCATTGCTTCTTTACTAGGTCAAGGTGGCCCGGACAACTACCGACTCAAATGGAAGTGGATTCGTTACTTCAACAATGATCGTGATCGAAGAGATCTCATCACTTGTGGGGCATCTTCAGGGGTATGTGCCGCTTTTCGGGCCCCAGTTGGGGGTGTGCTTTTTGCGCTTGAGGAAGTGGCAACATGGTGGAGAAGTGCTCTTTTGTGGAGAACTTTTTTCAGCACAGCAGTTGTGGTGGTTGTGCTTAGAGCTTTCATGGAGTACTGCAAATCTGGAAACTGTGGCCTTTTCGGTGAAGGTGGGCTGATCATGTTTGATGTAAGTGGTGATTCAGTGAAATACCATGTTATTGATCTCATCCCTATCACTGTTATTGGAATCATTGGTGGAGTTTTAGGAAGCTTGTATAATTACCTACTTCACAAGGTCCTCCGTCTTTACAATCTCATTAACGA GAAAGGGAAATTAGCGAAAATCTTACTGAGCCTCTCAGTCTCATTGTTCACATCTGCATGCCTATATGGACTTCCATTTCTCGCCAGCTGCAAACCATGTGATCCATCCATGGTGGATTCCGTATGCCCAACTACAGGAAGAATGGGAAACTTCAAGCAATTTAACTGCCCGAAAGGACATTACAACGACCTTGCGACTCTCCTGCTGACAACAAATGATGATGCAGTACGCAACATCTTCTCCACCAACACTCCCAGTGAATACAATGTATTTTCCTTGGTCATTTTCTTTGCACTTTATTGTGTATTGGGACTCGTCACATTTGGTATTGCAGTCCCCTCTGGTCTCTTCCTCCCTATCATCCTCATGGGCTCAGCTTATGGCCGTCTGCTTGGCATGGCAATGGGATCCTACACAACCATTGACCAAGGTCTGTTTGCCGTTCTTGGTGCAGCTTCATTAATGGCGGGTTCCATGAGGATGACGGTTTCCCTTTGTGTGATATTTCTCGAGTTGACTAATAACCTTCTTTTACTCCCTATAACAATGCTTGTCCTACTAATTTCCAAAAGCGTTGGAGATTGTTTCAACCCAAGCATATACGAAATCATACTAGACCTTAAAGGGTTACCATTCTTGGAAGCTCACCCTGAGCCATGGATGAGAAATATAAACGTCGGTGAGCTAGCCGACATCAAACCACCAGTGGTTACCCTATCTGGAATTGAGAAAGTGGGTCGAATAGTTGACGTTTTGAGAAACACTACACACAATGCTTTTGCAGTTGTAGATAATGTATTGGTGCCAAGTGTGGGTCAGGTAAGTGAAGTGCATGGGCTTGTTTTGAGGGCTCACCTATTGTTAATACTGAAGAAGAAATGGTTCTTACAAGAGAGAAGGAGAACAGAAGAGTGGGAAGTTAGAGAAAAGTTTACATGGGTTGATGTGGCGGAAAGGTGGGGAACGATTGAGGAGGTTGCGgtgacaaaagaagaaatggaAATGTATGTAGACTTGCATCCGATTACCAACACAACACCTTATACAGTAGTGGAAACCATGTCGGTTGCCAAGGCATTGGTGCAATTTAGACAAGTGGGGCTTCGGCACATGCTTGTTTTACCAAAATACAACGGGGGCGGG GTGCCACCAGTGGTCGGGATCTTGACAAGGCAAGACTTGAGAGCCCATAACATTTTGACTGCATTTCCACATCTTGAAAAATCCCATGGGAGTAAAAAGGGTCGCTAA
- the LOC122589542 gene encoding SWI/SNF complex component SNF12 homolog, translating to MNNNSNNMNNPPKNNAHFGNPNTHLHPQSQSQQPTGSSFASQFQLSQYAAAHAHAQAIAQAQSKAQAQALAQAQVNQAQYHAQLQAGNQGMSVNQSHPHGLGHFSGNSSAFPGSGNVGMIKRGMVQKPVGRPPGVSNANTVSPMRMMELTPGQRNKKKQKLPEKQLLERVARILPQSALYTELVEFESRVDAALARKKMDIQDAIKNPPCIQKTLRIYVFNTFANQDRKIPAKPNEEPPSWTMKIIGRILEEGLDPDQAGIMQTSNPLYPKFSAFFKRVTISLDQRLYPDNHMIVWDSARTPTPHEGFEVKRKGDKEFNANIRLEMNYVPEKYKLSAALMEVLGIEVDTRSRIIAAIWHYVKARKLQNADDPSYFNCDPALKKVFGEDKMKFTFVSQKISQHLSPPQPIHLEHKIKLSGNSPAGNACYDVLVDVPFPVQRELNALLATTEKAKEIEACDEAICTSIRKINEHRKRRAFFLGFSQSPVEFIDALIESQGRDLKIAAGETSRNPEKEHRAEFYNQPWVEDAVIRYLNRRPAKVVNGST from the exons ATGAATAACAATAGCAATAATATGAATAACCCCCCTAAAAACAATGCCCATTTTGGAAACCCTAACACCCATCTCCACCCACAATCCCAATCTCAACAACCGACCGGCTCGTCTTTTGCGAGCCAGTTCCAGCTTTCGCAGTACGCTGCGGCCCATGCCCATGCCCAGGCCATAGCTCAGGCCCAGTCTAAAGCTCAGGCTCAAGCTCTAGCCCAAGCTCAAGTGAATCAAGCACAGTATCATGCCCAGTTACAGGCCGGGAATCAAGGGATGTCGGTTAATCAATCGCATCCACATGGGCTTGGGCATTTCTCGGGTAACTCGTCTGCGTTTCCCGGGTCGGGTAATGTTGGAATGATTAAACGGGGTATGGTTCAGAAGCCGGTTGGAAGACCACCTGGGGTGTCGAATGCGAATACGGTTTCTCCAATGAGGATGATGGAGCTTACCCCCGGTCAACGTAATAAAAAGAAACAGAAGCTTCCTGAGAAGCAGTTGTTGGAACGGGTGGCGAGGATTTTACCGCAGTCAGCTCTTTATACGGAGCTTGTAGAGTTTGAGTCGCGTGTGGATGCTGCTTTAGCGAGAAAGAAGATGGATATTCAAGATGCGATTAAGAACCCTCCTTGTATTCAGAAAACGCTAAGGATTTATGTGTTTAATACTTTTGCTAATCAAGATCGGAAAATTCCTGCGAAGCCTAATGAGGAGCCGCCTAGTTGGACAATGAAGATAATAGGTAGAATCTTGGAAGAGGGTTTGGATCCTGATCAAGCTGGGATCATGCAGACGTCGAACCCCTTGTACCCAAAGTTTTCAGCTTTCTTTAAGAGGGTTACTATTTCGTTGGACCAGAGACTGTATCCTGATAATCATATGATCGTGTGGGATAGTGCTAGAACGCCTACACCTCATGAAGGGTTTGAGGTGAAAAGGAAAGGGGATAAAGAATTTAATGCAAATATACGGCTGGAAATGAATTACGTGCCTGAAAAATACAAGCTTTCTGCAGCTCTGATGGAAGTTCTGGGAATTGAAGTGGATACTCGCTCAAGAATTATCGCTGCTATTTGGCATTATGTGAAGGCTAGGAAGTTGCAGAATGCAGATGACCCTTCTTATTTTAATTGCGATCCAGCACTTAAAAAGGTATTTGGGGAAGATAAGATGAAGTTTACCTTCGTTTCTCAAAAGATTTCACAGCATTTATCTCCACCACAGCCTATCCATTTGGAGCACAAGATCAAACTTTCGGGAAATAGTCCAGCCGGAAATGCATGTTATGATGTGTTGGTGGATGTTCCGTTTCCGGTACAAAGGGAATTGAATGCTTTATTGGCTACCACTGAGAAAGCCAAAGAGATTGAAGCCTGTGATGAGGCGATTTGTACCTCAATTAGGAAGATTAATGAGCATCGTAAACGACGAGCTTTCTTTCTTGGGTTTAGTCAGTCACCTGTCGAGTTTATCGATGCTTTGATTGAATCTCAAGGAAGAGATCTGAAGATTGCCGCAGGGGAAACAAGTCGTAACCCCGAAAAAGAACACCGTGCAGAGTTCTATAATCAACCATG GGTTGAAGATGCAGTCATCCGTTACCTGAATCGCAGGCCAGCTAAAGTTGTCAATGGAAGTACATAA
- the LOC122589079 gene encoding B2 protein → MENMQSYWQLGDELRGQLKVSEDQKWYAAASRLAEQTRSKGERRNNLDLSKMTLDGRVRENVVGYQEENKFENLNFNMMNLNLDMKMTESLNKSSMRNGLYNTNAVVYQKGNDRIMENMISGKYPGNGQNKEVNISSNHNGNNNDNNNNNNAADKRFKTLPAAETLPRDEVLGGYIFVCNNDTMQEDLKRQLFGLPPRYRDSVRAITPGLPLFLYNYTTHQLHGIFEATTFGGSNIDPTAWEDKKCKGESRFPAQVRIRIRKVCKALEEDSFRPVLHHYDGPKFRLELSIPETLDLLDLCEQNGV, encoded by the exons ATGGAGAATATGCAGAGCTACTGGCAGTTAGGGGACGAACTACGAGGGCAATTGAAGGTATCCGAGGATCAAAAGTGGTATGCGGCAGCGTCAAGGTTGGCTGAACAGACGAGGTCAAAGGGAGAACGGAGAAACAATTTGGATTTATCGAAAATGACTCTAGATGGAAGGGTTAGAGAGAATGTAGTAGGGTATCAAGAAGAAAACAAATTCGAAAACTTGAACTTTAACATGATGAATTTGAATCTTGATATGAAGATGACTGAGAGTTTGAACAAGAGTTCGATGAGGAATGGTTTGTATAACACGAATGCTGTTGTGTATCAGAAGGGGAATGATAGGATTATGGAGAATATGATTAGTGGAAAGTATCCGGGAAACGGTCAGAACAAGGAGGTTAATATTAGCAGCAATCATAATGGAAATAACaacgataataataacaataacaatgctGCAGATAAGAGATTCAAGACTTTGCCTGCGGCTGAGACGCTTCCTAGGGATGAGGTTCTTGGTGGATATATCTTTGTTTGTAACAATGACACTATGCAGGAGGATTTGAAGAGGCAGCTTTTTG GTTTGCCACCAAGATACAGAGACTCTGTTCGAGCAATTACACCTGGGTTACCATTGTTTCTTTACAACTATACCACCCATCAGCTACATGGTATTTTTGAG GCAACAACTTTTGGTGGTTCCAACATTGATCCCACTGCTTGGGAGGACAAGAAGTGTAAAGGCGAATCCAGGTTCCCTGCCCAG GTGAGAATCCGTATAAGGAAGGTCTGCAAAGCATTGGAGGAAGATTCTTTCAGGCCAGTCTTGCATCACTATGATGGTCCTAAGTTTCGCCTTGAACTATCAATCCCTGAG ACCTTGGACTTGCTAGACCTTTGCGAACAGAATGGAGTTTAA